The Lacticaseibacillus rhamnosus DNA window CAAAAAAAGTTGCCAGTTGAAACTGACAGCGGTCTACGTGAACAAAATGATGGCATTTTTGAAGGCCGTGAACTGGAAGATGTTTCCCAGGAAGTTTTTCAGGTTCCAGATTATCATCAGCTGGTCACCAGTGGCAAAGTGCCGATTGAAGCGATTGCGGACGGGTTTCATGCCGCCGATACCACGAATCAGGCGGAAGACAGTCAACAAGTTATTGCCCGCTATGATTTTGCCTTGCGTCGGATTGTTGCAGCGGCGGAAACAGCCGGCCAGTCCAATGTACTCGTCGTGAGTCACGGCACGGCTAGCTTGTTATGGTTACGTGCACATGGAGGCGTTTTGCCCAATCGTACTGAACTAACCAATGCCAGTGTTAGCAAGGTGACCTACCAAGATGGCCGGTTTAAAGTCGCCTGGTTGGATAATACGAGTTTTCGCGATCAGGGTTTGAAGGAAGCCTGGACCCACGATGCTTGAAAAGAAACGTCTGCTTAGTCACATCATCAAGTAGGCGTTTTTTTTGCGCCTGTGAGTGCTGGTGAACGGAAAATCAAGTCATTTTTTGCGGATACCCTGTTATTTTCGAAAAGATTGTGCACTATCTAAATCGGCCGTGCGCGCGTATACTTAAGGTGAATTTTGAAGTGGAGGCGGTGGATGATGAAGCTGACAGTCGAAGCTTATCTTGCCAAGTTGACCAATTTACTATTAGCGCCAGGCACGCGTGCGTTTGAGCGCCAACAGTTAGTGCGGGCCAAACAGCAGGTGGAAGGCGGCGCTTCTGTCGGGGCGAGCTGGGATCAACTAA harbors:
- a CDS encoding histidine phosphatase family protein — its product is MINLYIIRHGETAGNVRRLIQGVTNSHLNARGRKQAFALGVGLRTSGLKVERIVASDLIRAQETAQQILLGMQKKLPVETDSGLREQNDGIFEGRELEDVSQEVFQVPDYHQLVTSGKVPIEAIADGFHAADTTNQAEDSQQVIARYDFALRRIVAAAETAGQSNVLVVSHGTASLLWLRAHGGVLPNRTELTNASVSKVTYQDGRFKVAWLDNTSFRDQGLKEAWTHDA